TCAAgaagtccaaaaaaaaaaggaaaaaacgaGTTCACATCGAAAGGAATCGTGAAGAAGACGATGTACATTTATGGGaagattatttcagtgaaaccCCAACATATCCTAAAAATCTATTCCGACGgcgatttagaatgaacaagccattgttcatgcGTATTGTTGATCAACTCTCCATTGAAGTTGAATTATTTCGACAAAAGAAAGATGCTCTCGGCCGTCTTAATCTCTCTCCACTTCAAATGTGTACAGCAGCCATTCGTATCTTGGCATATGGTAATGCGGCTGATGCTgttgacgaatacctccgactCGGTGAAACAACTACTATGTCATGTTTGGAACATTTTGTGGaaggaataatatatttattcggtgatgagtacctaagaagaccaacattggctgatcttcaacgtctacttgaaGTTGGTGAGTTCCGTGGATTTCCCGaaatgataggaagcatcgattgtatgcattgggagtggaagaattgtctcaccgcttggaaaggacaatattcacgtggttcgggaaaacccacaatatttttagaggcggttgcttcgtttgatctatggatatggcatgcgatttttggacctccaggtaccttaaatgatatcaatgttcttgatctctcacttgtttttgatgacataatacaaggtcaagctccgcaagtTACTTACTCTGTCAAAGGAAGGGAgtatcatttggcttactatctcaccgacggTATTTATCTGAAATGGACTACTTTTATCCAATCAATTCAGGAGCCACAAGGGCCGAAAGCGGTTTTATTTGCTAAACAACAAaaagctgtccgaaaagatgtcgagcgtgcttttggagtcttgcaagcacGCTTTGCTATTGTTAAAAACCTGGCAATTTTTTTGGGACAAAGCcaaaattgggaagattatgagagcatgtatcatactccataatatgatagtggaagacgaacgagatggtaTACTCAGTTTAATCTTTCAGAGTTCCAACAAAGAGAAGACaccggaagttcacatgtcgatctcgaTTTTGAAAGAGATATCCCttcaaatatcgccaatatgatgggtgcTCGAAGTAGAATTTGTGATCCACATAagcatcaacaactgaaagctgatttggttgaacatatatgacataaatttggacgtgatgaaCTGAGTTCGGAAGTTTGTTTTCGAATTATTCTCGATTATTGTACTaatctttattttcatatttttttttaaatctatgttttaaatgttatcttttaatatgttttatttaataaatgaattttattaaaaaaaaattaatacatttttttaagaacctctAATTAAGGGGGGTGTATTCAATATAACATTtgaattgatttaatttttaatagagTTTTAGATGATTTCTATAAGTTACAGAGATTtatgtgatttttgttaaaccactctAGAATATAACCTAAAACCATGGGATTtgagtttcaatttttttaactaagaaactccacccaaacaccctaaaatcacctagaaactttaaaactccacaagttaaaatattttcaataacaatggattttaGAGTACTCTACGAAATGTTAAGTTCAATAACAGtagattttaaatgagtttttaaaattcatgtttgaataacagtggatttatcattttaatacaaattaccTAAAACTCTCAGTTGAATACACCCCCTAAGAAACCCCCATTGTACCGCTTAAAATGGAAGTTTCTTAACATAGATCCTTAACCCCACTTAaggtttaatttattattaaaattttattaaggaTCCCTGAAAGGGTTTTAGGGTTAAAGATGGTGTTAGTTTTTTCCTTGGTAAAGTTATtcttatttctttcttcttcttcaggcCAATGGCTGTGGGATTGCCATTGATGTTCCTCCTTGTCTCACATTTATTTATCTTAGGTATGTTGTCTGTATACGACCTTTCCTTGTTTAGTTATCATTTCATGATTCTTTTTTAATCTGCAGGAGTAACATCGAGGAACATTACGATAGTGAACGAATGCGAATTCACTGTGTGGCCGGGGATTCAAACAACGGCTGCTGATCATCCGTTCAACATCTCTGGCTTCGTTCTCAAGAAAGGAGAGAGGCGTGAAATCGACCCACCGTCTACATGGAAAGGTCGTATCTGGGGCAGGTCACGATGCTTGACCAACACAACCGGGAGTTTCTCATGCCAAACCGGAGACTGCAACTCTGGAGAAATCGAGTGCTTGGGAAACTCAGGCAAACCTTCTCTCACTCTAGCTAAGTTTAACTTCAACAATTCTCACGGCCTGAATGATAGCTATGAAGTTAGCGCCGTTCAGGGTTATAACCTTCCATTGCTGATTGCCCCCCAAAATGAGCCAACATGTACCAGCACTGATTGCATGGTTGTCACTAATAAATACTGTCCTCGGTTGGCGGTGAAAGAATATAAACTTTCAGGAATTAGTTGCGTCAACGCTTGTGAAAAATTCAATTTGCCTGAGATCTGCTGCGAGAGTGACAGCGATAACAATTACGCCTCTGCGGAAAAATGCCAACTGACGGTTGACTCGCAGTCGCAGGATCTCAGGAGAGCATGCCCACTTGCCTATAACTACGATGACAGTAGCAACCTCTGGAAATGCACAAACTCCGCTGGCTATCTCATCACTTTTTGCCCCTTAAATGCCAGGATAACCAAGTAAATTTTAGTAGATAGCAGTAGTATATTTATCGCCAATTCGTTAGGGAGTACTATTTTAATGTTAGTGGGTAGGTGATGTTTGTCAACATTTCACTAGTGCATATTGATAAATTTAAGAGATAGTCCCTTTTaggaatgatatatatatatatatatatatctgagaATGATCAAAGTTGAAATGGACCATATTTTGGATCTATATGTTCCCACAGTAACACAAACGAATTTGCTACTCTCttcttttttggtaaattgATATGTGATTATGTTACATGTTCGAGAAGCAACAACGAGGAGAACGCACTGGCTCCGTCTCCCTCTCCAGTACCA
The window above is part of the Brassica napus cultivar Da-Ae chromosome C3, Da-Ae, whole genome shotgun sequence genome. Proteins encoded here:
- the LOC125575382 gene encoding PR5-like receptor kinase, yielding MAVGLPLMFLLVSHLFILGVTSRNITIVNECEFTVWPGIQTTAADHPFNISGFVLKKGERREIDPPSTWKGRIWGRSRCLTNTTGSFSCQTGDCNSGEIECLGNSAMKLAPFRVITFHC